CCCATGACAGAGGCCAGTAATAAAAGAATGTAACAGCAATAACTGATATCTCATCAAAATGACACCTTAGGCCCTAGTGATTTGTAGTCCAGGGACTCACAGGGTCAGGGTGAATGTCACTGAACTGGAGAGCTGTGAAtggatttttctcctgtgtgtttATTGACTGCTTTCTCCAGATATAGTAGCTCTAATTTGCCATATTTTAGGATGTGGCTTTATCATGACAAATTCTAAAAGACTGACGAATGGGTACAGTGGGAGCGGGAGATGGACAAATGGGTGGTGGACATGTATACTACATGGTGTGCATCCCTTTAATAGAGGACGATCTCATTTATATACAGTTAAGTGTCCtcaatgtgtgtgtgtgttacaaAATGATGCTGGAAAACGTGCTTTCTGTGATGTAGATGAAGTGGGACAAAGTGACAACCAGCACGGAGTAATCTGAACCCCCTTTCCTGTAGCTGAAGAGAAGTGAAGAGAATGTATTTGAAGTAGAGGGAGTGACAAGTCATTtcaaagaacagaggaaaagaaatcaggaGTCTTCAGGGACAGGCAGAGACATTCCTATATAAAATACCAGAGCTGAAAGATACTGGGAAAGAATTATCTCATCATTACATTTTTAGATCCCATCACTCAAACAGACCATCCCTCCTGGAGTCACTGTGACTGAGGCAGAACCAAAAGCCAATGTCAGCAAGGGAAAGGATTATCAAACTTCACAAAGATCTCCCTGAGCCCTTCATCTTGAAAGGATCTCCTCTGTCTCTTTGTGGATAATGATGTGCATATTCAGCCACAGTCAGCACCGTCAAACTCTCTGTATTGGAATTATGCTAATCTCAAAGCCCCAGTGGGCCCTGTGCTATGAAAAGGAGGACCGCCAGGATAGCCAGCAGAAATCAGTTATGGATTTAATAGTCAGAATGACTGATTTTCAGAGTCATAATGTCGTACCAAAATAACAAAGAGAAATATTGTCGCTGGCAACATACAGTggtgaaaggaaaatatattacatgaaagaaagaatatttatcCACTCAGAATGATGTCAGACCTTTGAAAACAAGGAGGCACACACACATGTTACTGACATAGCGTTTTTGTTGTGCATTTAACATGCACGACTAATTTTCATCCAGATAGCAGTGATCTAAATGGAAATATAACACTTTCTAATTGTGACCAGGATGTCTAGGACTTAATATGAACCAATATTCCAGACAGGAGAGAAAATTAAGGACCTTCTCAACTTCGATGCTGAAAAAGCCCTTAGTGGACTCACCAGTGATACTATACCCTAAGACTGAGGCATAGCCAGCTTCTAGAAAAACCTGCACGCTTCTATCTGGTCTGAGGTGAAAGCATAGCAGTGATTTTCCTGATGCTTTACAGCATGAGCCAAATGGTAGCAATATGGCCACAGAGGTGACACGTCAGTTCGTACATTGAGCAGCTGGATATCGACACCACCGGGTTCTTGCAACATGACCTTATAATACTGACACATGGCCACCGTGACCTTAACAACGGTCCACGTGAGGTGCAAGGCTACCGGTTCCCTCTCGAGCGGCCGCAGAGGCGCGCTCGGCCCCGCGTGAAAGGAAGGTCTGTGCGCCGCCGCCCAGCCCGGAGCGGTAACCACCGGGAAACGGCGCTCCGGGGGCAAAGCGGCCGGGAGACGGCGAGCGAGGCGGAGGAAGAGGCGGAGGCGGAAGCGGAGACGGAGGGCGGGACAGACGCGGGGAGGCTGCCGGGGCCCGGGGGAGGTGCCCGGGAGCCGCCACGGGCGAGGGACCCGCCCCCGCCACGGAGGCGGAGGCAGAGACGAAACCCAGCCCCGCCTCAGCAcgccctgccccgcccctcGCCGCCGCAGTCCCCAACCAGGTCGGCTCCCAAACTATAAAGACCGACGCGCCGCCGGCTCCCCCTCACAGTTCGGAACCGACcccagcagcagcggcggcacGATGTCTGGCAGAGGCAAGGGCGGGAAGGGGCTCGGCAAGGGGGGCGCCAAGCGGCACCGCAAGGTGCTGCGCGACAACATCCAGGGCATCACCAAGCCGGCCATCCGCCGCCTGGCTCGGCGCGGCGGCGTGAAGCGCATCTCGGGGCTCATTTACGAGGAGACGCGCGGCGTGCTGAAGGTCTTCCTGGAGAACGTGATCCGCGACGCCGTCACCTACACGGAGCACGCCAAGAGGAAGACGGTCACGGCCATGGACGTGGTCTACGCCCTCAAGCGCCAGGGACGCACCCTCTACGGCTTCGGCGGCTAAAGCTTTCTGCTCCCGCACCATTTCGAGAACCCAAAGGCTCTTTTAAGAGCCACCCACAAATTCCCTTTAAAAGAGCTGTATTTCACGTCACACTATTTTCCCGAGTCGCCGCGGTATTTGTGTGCCCTTCCTCTCCGCGTTCACGTTCTCCCTGTTGCATACGcgtcaccccccaccccctcactGCGTTTTTGCTGCCCTGGTGCTGCAACCGGAGCGCCGGGCCTTGCGGTTGGGCTCCGGGTTCCTGGGGCGCCCGCTGCTGCGTCATCCCCCCCTGCGCAGCTCTTTAGCTCCTTCTCCTTCCCGGCAGCCGCTTTCGGCTGGAGCTCGCTGGGGCGCTCCGCCCTGCGAGGCGGGCGGTTCTTCGCGAGGCACTTAAGCGGCGGTGCCGGGAGGTTACGGAAGCCGCCGGGACCCGAGGGGCGACCCTCGTGCCTCTCCTCAGCGGCTTTGGCCTGGGACGACACGGGCCGCGGGAAGGCCTCCCCGCCCCggcaaaaccaaaaggcaaGCCCCGGCGCTCTCCCGCCGAACCCTTCGTTTCCTGCCGCCCGGCCGTGCCCCAAGAGGGAAACTGCGCCGACTTGCCCGGCTTCATTGCAGCCGGCGGGCAGGGAATGGACCGCCTCACTCGCGCAGGGGAAGGGGGACTGGATACCGCTGAAGCCGGGCCCCGCCTCCGGCAGCGAACGGGCGGAGCGCCCCAGCTCTTTCGAAAAGTCCGCGCGAGCGACCGTTGGCTCCGGGAGGCTCCCCGCTCGGCAGAGACGCCGCTCACCTCCGCGGGCGCtcggcccgccgccgcccaccACAACCGGGCACCGCCCCCGGGAAAGTAGTACAAGGCCCCGGCCGCCGGGCTGAATGAAGTGCGGGGCCCACCGGGGAAACGCAGCGGCGGGCTTCCCGGCCGCCCCCGAGCACTCCGGCACAGCAACCGGGCCGGGGACGCTACAGAGACCCCCTCCCTCGCTCCTCCGCCCCTTTCTGTAACGAGCCAACCCTCCCGTGGAAAACGCGCGCACCCGGCTCCCCTACCGCCCCTCAGTAGCATCCCCAGCTCCTTCTCGAGACGGTGGGTGGCTCTGAAAAGAGcctttgggttttgcttctggGCTCGCGGCGCTGCTCCGGGCGCGGTCTACTTGCTCTTGGCCTTGTGGCTCTCAGTCTTCTTGGGCAGCAGCACGGCCTGGATGTTGGGCAGCACCCCGCCCTGCGCGATGGTCACCTTGCCCAGCAGCTTGTTGAGCTCTTCGTCGTTGCGGATGGCCAGCTGGAGGTGGCGCGGGATGATGCGCGTCTTCTTGTTGTCGCGGGCCGCGTTGCCCGCCAGCTCCAGGATCTCGGCCGTCAGGTACTCCAGCACGGCCGCCAGGTACACCGGGGCGCCGGCGCCCACCCGCTCCGCGTAGTTGCCCTTGCGCAGCAGCCGGTGCACGCGGCCCACGGGGAACTGCAGCCCGGCCCGCGACGAGCGCGACTTGGCCTTGGCGCGCGCCTTCCCGCCCTGCTTCCCGCGCCCGGACATCCTCGCTCGCTCGGCTGACCCTTCGCTCAGGGACGAAACCCCGCTGCGGCAGGGACGGAGCAGGTGAGTTACCCGCGCCCTGACGCCCGCCCTTATATCCCTTCCCTTTGCGCGGCCGCCGGCCTCTGATAGGCCCAGGCGCCGGTCGGGGAACGCGCGCCCAATGGCGGAGCGAATCTCGTCCTGGCCAATGGCGAGGGGCGCAGCACCGAAAGGCCTCCGCCCGGCCTCTCCACGCCGCCAATGAAGAGGCGGGAGGGGCGGGCTAATGCAGGCAGCCCCGCCCGGGCGGGACGCtcgctcccgccgccgcggccgcccggTCCCGCGGCGGCCCGGCTCCCGCCCGTGTTTCCGTGGACCTTCTCCTTTGCTCTTGTTTTAAAGCAGCCCGGTCGGCAAAGCGTGGCTTGGGAGGGCGGAGTTGCTGGGGtagagaggaagaggcagacgGTGTAGCCGGGTCAGTGAGCGGGAGTCAGGGGAAGGTTaccgggagggaggggggaaggccGGTACCCCTCCCCGCGTTGTTTcatgctcctttttttctccgCCGGAGTGTTTCGCCCAGCACCGCTCACCCCAAACCCTTCCGGCCTTCCAAAACCGCACACACTTCCTTCTGTCTAAAACCCACCACagccccctccttccttctgtcctcaCCAACGCAAAAGGGCTGACGAACAATGCAGTCAAACCTGGCCCCTGCGTTCATGGCCTTATTGAAGCTCTTGCTAAGGTACAGCATTTGTTCTACTCGTGCCCGTTCCTTTAGTCGAGTTAATGTTATTACATAATATCAATGGACACTAAAAAAGGTGGGTCATTTCAAGTTTCTGATAAAAGCTATACTTTTAACCATTGGTTTTTCACTAtcctttttcaattttttttttaacaatcaTCTTTTCCCCCTTAGCTCTCTTTTTATGTGCTATATATATAAATAGCAATTTCTGTATGtaccagaaaaaaattgttaagcCTGGACAAAAAtatccttaagaaaaaaagactttgaaatgaaatacaaGAAGATAATCAGAAACAAATTTTTGCAGAAAACCCGGTAGACTTAATAATTAAACCAAGCAatgcctgaaatattttaaatcattaatagctgaaaggttttttaatgcagaagaaatatACAGGGATTAAAGAATGAGATTTTTGGCGGCAGGCAGTATATGGCAAGAACAAAGAGGCAAAAAGTAGGCGGCACCTGCTGGTGGCGGGAGTTTTAAACTTTGAATCCACCAATAACACGCAGAGAGTACCCAACGGCCTATCAGAGCAGGGACCAGTGCTATATATTGTGCTCCACTACCAGCAGACTCTCAGTGCCTTTTTCTCGCTGTCACAGCATCAGTACTTTGCTTTAGAGCGATGGCGCGCACGAAGCAGACGGCGCGTAAGTCGACGGGCGGGAAGGCGCCCCGCAAGCAGCTGGCCACCAAGGCGGCCCGCAAGAGCGCGCCGGCCACGGGCGGCGTGAAGAAGCCGCACCGGTACCGGCCCGGCACGGTGGCGCTGCGCGAGATCCGGCGCTACCAGAAGTCGACGGAGCTGCTCATCCGCAAGCTGCCCTTCCAGCGGCTGGTGCGCGAGATCGCGCAGGACTTCAAGACCGACCTGCGCTTCCAGAGCTCGGCCGTGATGGCGCTGCAGGAGGCGAGCGAGGCCTACCTGGTCGGGCTCTTCGAGGACACCAACCTCTGCGCCATCCACGCCAAGCGCGTCACCATCATGCCCAAGGACATCCAGCTGGCCCGGCGCATCCGTGGTGAACGTGCATAGGTTTACATTACcactaattttgaaattaacCAACACAAAGGCTCTTTTAAGAGCCACTCCCATCTGCAGTAAAAGGAGCTGTAATGCTAtggtaaatacattttttattatatttagattgtttttcaaaactttcCTAATAATCCACTTATTGAGACACTTGGTTTGACAATGATACAAAAGCTGTACTTGAAGGAAGAGCTTCAATAAGGCCATGAACGCAGGGGCCAGGTTTGACTGCATTGTTCGTCAGCCCTTTTGCGTTGGtgaggacagaaggaaggagggggctGTGGTGGGTTTTAGACAGAAGGAAGTGTGTGCGGTTTTGGAAGGCCGGAAGGGTTTGGGGTGAGCGGTGCTGGGCGAAACACTCCGGcggagaaaaaaaggagcat
The Phalacrocorax aristotelis chromosome 1, bGulAri2.1, whole genome shotgun sequence DNA segment above includes these coding regions:
- the LOC142050709 gene encoding histone H4, with product MSGRGKGGKGLGKGGAKRHRKVLRDNIQGITKPAIRRLARRGGVKRISGLIYEETRGVLKVFLENVIRDAVTYTEHAKRKTVTAMDVVYALKRQGRTLYGFGG
- the LOC142050700 gene encoding histone H2A type 2-C; the protein is MSGRGKQGGKARAKAKSRSSRAGLQFPVGRVHRLLRKGNYAERVGAGAPVYLAAVLEYLTAEILELAGNAARDNKKTRIIPRHLQLAIRNDEELNKLLGKVTIAQGGVLPNIQAVLLPKKTESHKAKSK
- the LOC142050686 gene encoding histone H3, with amino-acid sequence MARTKQTARKSTGGKAPRKQLATKAARKSAPATGGVKKPHRYRPGTVALREIRRYQKSTELLIRKLPFQRLVREIAQDFKTDLRFQSSAVMALQEASEAYLVGLFEDTNLCAIHAKRVTIMPKDIQLARRIRGERA